One segment of Desulfosudis oleivorans Hxd3 DNA contains the following:
- a CDS encoding IS5 family transposase: MMQTGFFDWHERFEKLDRNGDPLLKLNQVVDWEMFRQPLEKIRHKERKSNAGARPYDVIRMFKILIIQSLYNLSDDRIEFQILDRISFMRFLGLGLGDRVPDAKTIWLFREQITEAGLIKPLFEKFDVCLRENGFLAQKGQIIDASIVAAPRQRNSREENERIKRGDIPEEWKEAKRRQKDTDARWTKKNGQNYYGYKNHISVDVKHKLIRDYEVTDAAVHDSQVFDQIIDESNSSRDVYADSAYRSEESVKRLKEEGFREHLQRKGCRHRKLTKREQRGNHTRAKTRSRVEHVFGVQAMMAGEMILRTIGIVRARAKIGLRNLAYNINRYSILGATG, translated from the coding sequence ATGATGCAGACCGGATTTTTTGACTGGCATGAGAGATTTGAGAAACTCGACAGAAACGGCGATCCACTGCTTAAATTGAATCAAGTGGTGGATTGGGAGATGTTCCGCCAGCCTCTGGAAAAAATTCGTCATAAAGAGCGAAAAAGCAATGCCGGCGCAAGGCCCTACGATGTAATACGGATGTTCAAGATTCTCATTATTCAGTCGTTGTACAATCTTTCCGATGACCGGATTGAGTTTCAGATTCTGGACCGGATATCGTTCATGCGCTTTCTGGGTTTGGGCCTTGGAGATCGGGTGCCGGACGCCAAGACCATTTGGTTGTTTCGGGAGCAGATTACCGAAGCTGGTTTGATCAAACCGTTGTTTGAGAAGTTTGACGTCTGTTTGCGGGAAAATGGTTTTCTGGCGCAAAAAGGGCAGATTATTGACGCCAGTATTGTAGCGGCCCCTCGTCAACGGAACAGCCGGGAAGAAAACGAGCGAATCAAACGGGGAGATATTCCCGAGGAATGGAAAGAGGCCAAGAGACGTCAGAAAGACACGGATGCCCGGTGGACAAAGAAGAACGGACAGAACTACTACGGATACAAAAACCATATAAGCGTGGACGTTAAGCACAAGCTGATTCGGGATTATGAGGTTACGGATGCGGCGGTTCATGACAGCCAGGTGTTTGACCAGATAATTGATGAGAGCAACAGCAGTCGTGATGTGTATGCGGACTCGGCATATCGTTCGGAGGAATCGGTGAAGCGCCTCAAGGAAGAGGGTTTTCGGGAGCATCTGCAGCGGAAGGGATGTCGACACCGAAAGCTGACGAAGCGGGAGCAACGGGGCAACCATACACGGGCAAAGACGAGATCGCGAGTCGAACATGTTTTTGGAGTGCAGGCGATGATGGCCGGAGAAATGATTCTCCGGACGATCGGAATTGTTCGAGCCAGGGCCAAAATCGGATTGAGGAATCTGGCGTACAACATAAACCGATACAGTATACTGGGGGCAACGGGGTAA